The following coding sequences are from one Melospiza melodia melodia isolate bMelMel2 chromosome 2, bMelMel2.pri, whole genome shotgun sequence window:
- the AKAP11 gene encoding A-kinase anchor protein 11 isoform X3, with protein MPALRKACPGFFPDCRSLSFEGEQSSQPTQLRRAIVHCPTQLLAVSLLPGIFELSLNTKIGKIMDTYARAQGNRMKSRISIEKSFGESVLQSMKSLLHSRKELCNVSAEECLNQEEQDHFIEITFIGFAEGMGTAHLQELSAVSVELPDVLKSLQLRKLKENEAVFLKDIKKSLAKPYVMKHQNQLPEVFCVMRLSPSFPRIKADYIFTLLSKYTAGIRYAVEINSSQKHQTETTHGEDDDTNQSVSSIEDDFVTAFEHLDEDEPSKLLSAGTCSFSSQNHRDAASQTVPAQCLEAVDSKIVVGSAHRKSSPRCSTLIDILGLKERSSVKNSVTTSISDPWIQRSFYKPYNPSDQGVNFLRKTLFSSSPAESSESDCSSPSPIIFLDEEGYQKSLKAKLQLPKIPVVKDGIEDSDSEVSEFFDSFDRFDELEQALENSCKIIRDPILGNPAQKRRTAHEKLSSASITMNPQKFKFDRPTLPANVKKPTPRKPESPYSSILEVPDSPRPVRTSGEENGGFFSPIRTSAFSPLGSCGSSECLCRINLAGEGAGPSHRGAGYDSYSAYADSVSCEILGSVLFSESSSEQTCAENYSKHKRVTVKEKRRQATDLKMKTSKEPEKQTKSKHKSLMIRDSIQKFATELVEKSFGSAFKDLQKGVSSCTNALCHLAARLTSSVFQMAFYEIGRRRAISLKERAINGIANFLVSEAITGALKELRQVKKQIFNNTVARFAADLAEELVFEGIMEVCQFSYPSTPTAQSSSFDYENKVVRSYARDLSESVIQEAFIELSQVDVTFTTQAAISVSMDNIKYVSAESMLESTQTSTVSPNFNDRVAQKPVQDSKKEYTVQQALFCTSGVVSSIPVPLAGRALSQQQVSSDAYKVKVSTVPNADDSTKIFKDSTHPFFSSRMREEEVASFRNIYLTSDHGQSTESTPSIFCNQNDTKLTNNRSAMNNNSELTSGSKGINTFSGTMVDMIVNEAYETITSSRVTKAVEEYSDFLTRKVIDKKPNVQGSGEDTPKSMFADHLAKYVIKQSVEESKTVLCNTSENLACNVSSQTYRDTSRKEQCVIKKQEAEKQSNVSIIVEQQQLPLNNPCKFLTPTHSVQCILESKDCWQEQKGNNFSSKSPPPCSTVTFARHVLEDCTDTGSCSITCLNKPSKKSDTQKLSAGALNYRQTDCFLHANSLPSEMFGSEGALQMEEKSSLKHGNTCLLPDTPPPTPLVPCQSSSERNLRKLSKKLKGELAKEFAPATPPSTPYNPPTADSSETEHDSLENEEFMLKLMRSLSEEVESSEDEDHSEVPVEKGEHSAKTIQYADSLASHIISVATEMAASHLGGKTNEREAGRQAQLGMQKKRCRYTAFVNIPEETCSSLWNYAGDMAGKVINEAKKVVKSRHCKLLRLKRVNCQVDCFYVSKSDKDGNSKEWCGPVQDQWLGERDSSGLPLPQGSGTTGLTSKYPSCESVTDEYADHIIRLLKREGGNAELLVDQYASRLAYRSIKSGLQQAARKTRFRCSRKTFPGQNAQVNGKLELIKAGNKDAVQQVKSSIHHCGGQVFERNVCTQRTECTELLHFSESLAHSITCDVRKKLKMSGTCLPKSLTDSCLYKKTEFDEVTGDLIKTRFSRTFLPFSPDHKLYHSTGNINENGYSEGIIQAIEQYARKVADDTLEMSLESAVLHVAESRKNGDKLSHTEKLSPFPGTVCRCCSMKEHRYCTESMSHHLPAQGSCIPVRHFLHSGLGGACQNSRVFQLDIPKIHVDVEQRMVFSDKGATAAIEKAERELSYTSLTADSGIGQDGVSFAESLTTEIMTSAMTNIGQTVTISSVGREGFHSVESVVSQQMSLSIGDDSTGSWSNLSFEDEHPDESSSFLHLSDSNGNSSSWSSLGLEGDMYEENLSFPTSDSDGTEDKDEDSKDAVEGLEQVRKTLSIMNIDLEPNLVDPQLRAALQWLAASETEVSDLHFRDTAAREFVFLSRRLRERDWKVGDLLQAVLKYCEIIETASDGEQAPSKSLVSWLLENV; from the exons ATGCCGGCTCTGAGGAAGGCCTGTCCCGGATTCTTCCCGGATTGCCGGAGCCTCTCCTTTGAGGGGGAACAGAGCTCTCAGCCCACACAGCTCAGACGAGCCATTGTGCACTGCCCAACACAGCTCCTcgccgtgtccctgctgccag GCATTTTTGAGCTGTCATTGAATACCAAGATTGGTAAGATCATGGACACGTACGCCAGGGCTCAGGGCAATCGCATGAAATCAAGAATATCTATTGAAAAG agttttGGTGAAAGTGTCCTGCAATCTATGAAGTCACTGCTACACAGCAGGAAAGAGTTATGCAATGTATCGGCAGAGGAATGCTTAAATCAGGAAGAGCAAGATCATTTTATTGAG ATTACATTTATAGGTTTTGCAGAAGGGATGGGAACTGCTCACTTGCAG GAATTATCAGCTGTTTCTGTAGAGCTTCCAGATGTTCTGAAATCTCTCCAGTTGcgcaaattaaaagaaaatgaggCTGTGTTTCTAAAAGACATAAAGAAAAGCTTGGCAAAACCTTATGTCATGAAACATCAG AATCAGCTTCCTGAAGTCTTTTGTGTGATGAGGCTGTCTCCTTCATTCCCAAGGATCAAAGCTGATTATATATTCACCTTGCTAAGCAAGTATACTGCAGGCATAAGGTATGCAGTGGAAATCAACTCTTCACAAAAACATCAAACAGAGACCACCCATGGAGAAGATGATGACACCAATCAGTCAGTTTCTTCAATTGAGGATGATTTTGTCACTGCTTTCGAACACTTAGATGAAGATGAACCTTCAAAGCTACTAAGTGCTG GTACATGCAGCTTTTCTTCTCAAAACCATCGAGATGCTGCTTCACAGACTGTCCCTGCTCAATGTTTAGAAGCTGTTGACTCAAAGATTGTTGTGGGTTCTGCACATCGAAAATCATCTCCCAGATGTTCTACTTTGATAGATATTTTGGGACTTAAGGAGCGGTCCTCAGTAAAGAATTCAGTTACAACCTCAATTTCTGATCCCTGGATACAAAGGAGTTTCTATAAGCCATATAATCCTTCTGATCAAGGTGTTAATTTTTTACGTAAAACGTTGTTTTCTTCCTCTCCAGCTGAATCCTCTGAGTCAGATTGCTCCAGCCCAAGCCCCATCATCTTCTTAGATGAAGAAGGGTATCAAAAAAGCTTGAAGGCAAAACTTCAGCTGCCAAAAATTCCAGTAGTAAAAGATGGTATAGAGGATTCAGACTCAGAAGTGAGTGAATTTTTTGATAGTTTTGATCGGTTTGATGAGCTGGAACAAGCCTTGGAAAACTCTTGTAAAATTATTAGGGATCCCATCCTAGGGAATCCTGCCCAGAAAAGGAGGACTGCGCATGAAAAATTGTCTTCTGCAAGCATTACGATGAACCCTCAGAAATTCAAGTTTGATCGTCCCACTCTGCCAGCCAATGTAAAGAAACCAACTCCTCGTAAGCCGGAGTCACCGTACAGCAGCATCTTGGAGGTCCCGGATTCCCCTCGCCCCGTTAGAACATCAGGGGAGGAGAATGGGGGATTCTTCAGCCCCATTCGAACATCGGCCTTCAGCCCCCTGGGGAGCTGCGGTTCCTCCGAATGCCTGTGTCGAATTAATCTTGCTGGAGAGGGGGCAGGTCCAAGTCACCGTGGTGCAGGCTATGACAGCTACTCAGCATATGCTGACAGTGTTTCATGTGAAATACTGGGTTCTGTTCTTTTTTCTGAGTCCTCATCAGAGCAAACGTGTGCAGAGAATTATTCAAAACACAAAAGGGTGACTGTAAAAGAGAAGAGGCGGCAAGCTACAGATCTCAAAATGAAAACTAGTAAGGAACCAGAGAAGCAAACAAAATCTAAACATAAGTCACTAATGATAAGAGACAGCATTCAAAAGTTTGCAACTGAATTGGTTGAAAAAAGTTTTGGCAGTGCATTTAAGGACCTCCAAAAAGGTGTTTCTTCATGCACAAATGCACTTTGCCATTTGGCTGCTAGGTTGACTTCTTCAGTCTTTCAAATGGCTTTTTATGAGATTGGAAGACGCAGAGCAATCTCGCTGAAGGAGCGTGCCATTAATGGCATAGCAAACTTCTTGGTGAGCGAAGCTATAACTGGTGCTTTGAAAGAGTTGCGTCAGGTAAAGAAACAAATATTTAACAACACTGTTGCGCGGTTTGCAGCAGATCTCGCTGAAGAACTTGTGTTTGAAGGAATTATGGAAGTATGCCAGTTTTCATATCCATCAACACCTACTGCACAGTCCTCATCATTTGATTATGAAAACAAAGTGGTAAGGTCCTATGCCCGAGATTTGTCTGAATCTGTCATTCAGGAGGCATTTATTGAACTATCTCAGGTTGATGTGACCTTCACAACACAAGCAGCCATTAGTGTTTCCATGGACAATATCAAATATGTAAGTGCAGAAAGTATGTTAGAGTCAACACAGACTTCCACAGTTTCTCCTAATTTTAATGATAGGGTAGCACAAAAGCCAGTCCAAGACTCCAAGAAGGAATATACAGTACAGCAGGCTCTATTTTGTACCTCTGGTGTTGTGAGTTCAATACCTGTGCCCTTAGCTGGAAGAGCCCTTTCTCAGCAGCAGGTTTCCTCTGATGCTTACAAAGTGAAAGTGTCCACTGTTCCAAATGCTGATGACAGTACAAAAATATTCAAAGACTCCACTCATCCATTTTTCTCCAGCAGAATGAGAGAGGAGGAAGTTGCTTCTTTCAGAAATATTTATCTAACTTCAGATCATGGTCAAAGTACGGAAAGTACTCCATCCATCTTCTGTAACCAGAATGATACCAAACTAACAAATAACAGATCTGCAATGAACAATAATTCAGAATTAACAAGTGGGTCAAAAGGCATTAATACTTTCTCTGGAACTATGGTAGATATGATAGTAAATGAAGCTTATGAAACCATAACCTCATCTAGAGTAACAAAAGCAGTAGAAGAGTATTCAGATTTCTTGACAAGAAAAGTAATAGATAAAAAACCTAATGTGCAAGGTAGTGGTGAAGACACCCCCAAGAGCATGTTTGCAGATCATTTGGCCAAATATGTCATAAAACAATCTGTGGAAGAAAGTAAAACTGTGTTATGCAACACCAGTGAGAATTTAGCATGTAATGTGAGCTCACAGACTTACAGAGATACCAGTCGAAAAGAACAATGTGTGATAAAGAAGCAAGAGGCTGAGAAACAAAGTAATGTTTCTATAATTGTGGAACAACAACAGTTGCCTTTGAATAATCCATGTAAATTTCTTACTCCAACTCATTCTGTTCAGTGTATTTTAGAATCTAAAGATTGTTGGCAAGAACAAAAAGGAAACAATTTTTCTTCAAAATCACCACCGCCTTGTTCCACTGTGACTTTTGCTAGGCATGTTCTAGAGGACTGTACTGACACAGGAAGCTGTTCAATAACATGCTTAAACAAGCCTTCCAAAAAAAGTGATACCCAGAAACTATCAGCAGGAGCTTTGAATTACAGGCAGACTGATTGTTTTCTGCATGCAAATAGCTTGCCTTCAGAGATGTTTGGCAGTGAAGGTGCTTTGCAGATGGAAGAAAAATCTAGCCTGAAACATGGAAATACCTGTTTACTGCCCGACACACCCCCACCAACTCCTCTAGTACCATGCCAAAGTAGTTCTGAAAGGAATCTAAGAAAGCTGTCCAAGAAACTCAAGGGAGAATTAGCAAAGGAATTTGCACCTGCAACACCACCTTCTACACCCTACAATCCACCCACTGCTGATTCATCTGAAACTGAACACGACTCTTTGGAAAATGAGGAATTTATGCTGAAACTCATGCGGTCGCTTTCTGAAGAAGTGGAAAGTAGTGAAGATGAAGATCATTCTGAAGTGCCTGTTGAGAAAGGGGAGCATTCAGCCAAAACAATTCAGTATGCAGATAGCCTAGCTAGCCACATAATTTCCGTAGCGACTGAAATGGCTGCTTCCCATTTAGGTGGTAAAACAAATGAAAGAGAAGCTGGCAGGCAGGCTCAGTTAGGGATGCAAAAGAAAAGATGTAGATATACTGCATTTGTAAATATCCCAGAAGAGACATGTAGTTCCTTGTGGAATTATGCAGGTGATATGGCAGGAAAAGTCATCAATGAGGCCAAGAAAGTAGTGAAATCAAGGCATTGCAAGCTGTTGAGGTTGAAGCGGGTTAACTGCCAGGTAGATTGCTTTTATGTGAGTAAAAGCGATAAAGATGGTAATTCAAAAGAATGGTGTGGCCCAGTACAGGACCAGTGGCTGGGGGAGAGAGATTCATCTGGGCTTCCTTTACCACAAGGTTCAGGCACAACAGGTTTGACTTCCAAGTACCCAAGCTGTGAAAGTGTGACTGACGAGTACGCAGATCACATTATCCGCCTTCTGAAAAGAGAAGGAGGTAACGCCGAGCTCTTGGTGGATCAGTATGCCAGCAGACTTGCTTACAGGTCTATCAAATCAGGCTTGCAGCAAGCTGCTAGAAAAACCAGATTCAGATGCAGCAGAAAGACATTTCCTGGGCAAAATGCACAGGTAAATGGTAAGCTGGAGCTGATCAAAGCAGGGAATAAAGATGCAGTACAGCAAGTGAAAAGCAGCATTCATCACTGTGGAGGTCAAGTGTTTGAGAGGAATGTCTGCACACAGAGAACGGAATGTACAGAGTTGTTACATTTTTCTGAATCCCTTGCTCACAGTATCACTTGTGATGTCAGGAAGAAACTGAAAATGTCGGGAACATGTTTGCCGAAGTCTCTCACAGATTCCTGTCTGTATAAAAAGACTGAATTTGATGAAGTCACCGGGGATCTCATTAAAACAAGGTTTTCTAgaacttttcttcctttctccccAGATCATAAACTCTATCATAGTACAGGTAATATAAATGAAAACGGCTACAGTGAAGGTATAATTCAAGCTATAGAACAATATGCTAGGAAAGTAGCAGATGATACTCTAGAAATGAGTTTAGAGTCAGCTGTTCTCCATGTGGCTGAAAGCAGAAAAAATGGGGATAAGCTCTCACACACTGAGAAACTGTCTCCTTTTCCTGGAACTGTCTGTAGATGCTGCAGTATGAAGGAACATCGGTACTGTACAGAAAGTATGTCCCATCATCTACCTGCACAAGGATCCTGCATTCCAGTGAGGCATTTTCTTCATTCTGGATTGGGTGGTGCCTGTCAAAATTCAAGAGTGTTTCAGCTTGATATTCCCAAAATTCATGTTGATGTAGAGCAGAGGATGGTGTTTTCTGACAAGGGAGCTACTGCAGCcatagagaaagcagaaagagagctGAGTTACACAAGTCTGACAGCTGACAGTGGTATTGGACAAGATGGAGTCAGTTTTGCTGAAAGCCTTACTACTGAAATAATGACATCTGCTATGACTAATATTGGTCAGACAGTTACCATAAG CTCTGTTGGAAGAGAAGGATTTCACTCTGTTGAATCTGTTGTTAGCCAGCAGATGAGTCTTAGTATTGGTGATGATAGCACTGGGAGTTGGTCCAATCTAAGTTTTGAAGATGAACATCCTGATGAGAGCAGCAGTTTTCTTCACCTAAGTGACAG TAATGGTAACAGCAGTAGCTGGAGCAGTCTTGGTTTAGAAGGGGATATGTATGAGGAGAATTTATCCTTTCCAACATCAGACAG TGATGGAACAGAAGATAAAGATGAAGATTCTAAGGATGCTGTAGAAG GTTTGGAGCAAGTGCGAAAGACTTTATCAATAATGAATATTGATCTGGAACCAAATCTAGTGgacccacagctcagagcagccctCCAGTGGCTGGCAGCTTCTGAAACAGAAGTGTCTGACCTTCACTTCCGCGACACCGCTGCAAGGGAATTCGTCTTT CTTTCTAGAAGACTGAGAGAAAGAGATTGGAAAGTTGGAGATCTCTTGCAAGCAGTgctgaaatattgtgaaattataGAGACGGCATCTGATGGAGAGCAAGCTCCGAGTAAATCTCTGGTCAGTTGGCTTCTGGAAAATGTCTGA